A part of Bufo bufo chromosome 7, aBufBuf1.1, whole genome shotgun sequence genomic DNA contains:
- the HMOX2 gene encoding heme oxygenase 2, translating into MSATPGESDLYGSGPREEENQPLRPTDLSELLKEGTKESHEKAENTKFVKDFLKGQIKRELFKLATGALYYTYSALEEELDRNKENPSITALYFPQELHRAEALKKDVAYFYGEDWEDTIQCSEATQAYVDRIHHLGRHKPELLVAHAYTRYMGDLSGGQVLKKVAQRALHLPGTGEGIQFYLFDNVTNAQQFKQLYRARLNTLELSDEAKKSIVEEANKAFQFNMNVFEELDKIGATIPDEPQEDGLPVHDGKGDLRKCPYYAAKGAVASGCPLHAVVALTSRPEVKAVLAAFAAAIAATIAWYLM; encoded by the exons ATGTCCGCCACACCGGGAGAGAGCGACCTGTACGGATCCGGGCCCAGAGAGGAGGAAAATCAGCCCCTGAG GCCGACAGATCTGTCCGAGCTCCTCAAGGAAGGAACTAAGGAATCTCACGAGAAGGCGGAAAATACCAAGTTTGTGAAGGATTTTCTGAAGGGTCAAATCAAGCGAGAATTGTTCAAG CTGGCCACCGGCGCCCTTTACTACACGTATTCTGCGCTGGAGGAGGAGCTCGATCGGAACAAGGAGAACCCGTCCATCACTGCCCTGTATTTCCCTCAGGAGCTGCACAGGGCGGAGGCTCTGAAGAAAGATGTCGCCTACTTCTATGGAGAAGATTGGGAGGACACTATACAGTGCTCCGAGGCCACTCAGGCTTACGTGGACCGGATCCACCACTTGGGTCGTCACAAGCCAGAGCTGCTGGTGGCTCACGCCTACACCAGGTACATGGGGGATCTGTCAGGGGGACAAGTCCTGAAGAAGGTGGCCCAGAGAGCCCTGCATCTACCCGGCACCGGGGAAGGAATCCAATTCTACCTGTTTGATAATGTCACAAACGCCCAGCAGTTCAAGCAGCTCTACAGGGCCCGACTCAACACCCTGGAACTGAGCGATGAGGCCAAGAAGAGCATTGTGGAGGAAGCAAACAAAGCCTTCCAGTTTAATATGAAC GTTTTTGAGGAGTTGGATAAAATCGGAGCCACCATCCCGGATGAACCACAAGAAGACGGTCTTCCGGTGCACGACGGGAAGGGAGATCTTCGGAAATGCCCCTACTATGCTGCTAAAG GTGCCGTCGCCTCAGGTTGTCCACTCCACGCTGTCGTGGCTCTTACCAGTCGTCCTGAAGTAAAAGCGGTGCTAGCTGCCTTTGCCGCCGCCATTGCTGCCACCATCGCTTGGTACCTCATGTGA